The window TAGGTCTTCTCccaatgaatatatatatatatatatatatatttcatttttagaaatcTTAACACCTGAATTTTGTAGATATGAAAAATTTGATACTACTCTTTGTAATTGGATTTCAATGTttctcttgtgtttgcattttttaattcatgtgcttccatttgattttgaatcaagaatttttatttttcgtttCATACTATAAGACTTAATAGCAACAATGAGGACATTAAATGCTTGAGGAATTATCTATAAGGGAATTTAACACACTAACGATGCTATTGCTATAACCAAAGAAAACATAACTTAGAaagccaaaaagaaaagaaaagaaaaaagcatGCAAAACAAGTATAATAATAGTATTGTGGATTGGGTATGAGAAAATTATAGAAGAGAGAGCATTGTTGATGTGGTAGAGTTGCAATTGAATGAGATTTTCAACAAGGAGCAAGATGTCCCTTTTGTGCAACCTTTTATCTTACCTTATTGGGATTTGTCTTGTTATAGCTTTTTATGTTAGCTTGGGCAGTGAAAACTTCATGAACTAAAACTATCTACTTGTCCTTTACCACTAGATAGTTTCATTCTTAATAGAAATGTAGTGAGTATTCTTAGCAAATACAACTTGGTTTGGTGGTACATTTTCTCCTCAATACTTTATTATCATGATAGAACTTGGTAAATGTCTCTTAGATCAATTCTGTGAAGTTTACAAATTCCCTCTTAAAAGTTCTAAACAACTTATCCAACTTTAGAAGCCTTCCTAATTAATACACAATCAATTACATATGTTCAAAATATCATTCTCTCTTGTAGTAGCTCTTTAGATTATTCTTGCAAAATTTCCTTTGTTGTGGAAGTCTTTAGTGCATGCATGCAGTTAATCGACTTGAAGCATTGTACTAAGAAAGTGCTTGAGATAAGCCTCTATATTGAGCTAATAAACAATTCCATCAACTTCAAACTTGATTACTTTCATTTGACCCCCAAATCTTCAATTTCCATTGTTTAATAGATAAGCCTAAATAGCCTTGGAGAATAGTTCATAGGCCACCCCATTAGCATTTGTCTCAAATTATACTGGAAAAATGTCTCCATATACTATTGGTAAACGTCCCCAATAGCAAAACTTGTCATGAATGTGCCATTGGTTATTTCTACTTGAATTACTTTATTTTGGTAGTGCAGTGAAACTAGAGATCAAACTAGTTTAAGTATTTGGCTTATGAAAGGTTCGACCTAGATCACTTACTAAAAGTGGATTGGCAAACAAACCAAGTAGTAGAGGAGTGGGACAAATATAATTGCTTGGATTtttgaaaggaatttgaaattccaaatgacaacaaccaattttttaaataaataataatggaaataaaacttatgaaaatttattcttttaagaaaatccaaaattaccattttaatttattttatttgaaacaatacaTTGGTAAGCTATCTTAATCAtgaattatctatcatatattttttcaaaaataatttatttctttattttagaaTCTTGTTCTaaatagaaagattttatttcacaaagacctgaaaaaataaaacttcttccttaaaataaaaagattcatatagatctaaaatctaaaaagatttatttaaaaaaaataaaatctctaagagtttaattttgaaaaggaagtagGTTCCTTATTTGTTTCCAACTTGTCtttacctaaaataaaaatttcctaagtcctagcacattccaatttaataaattatctaaaaaaaaagaaaaaaaatgaaaattcattaacttaAGAATACTAAAATGTattctatgccaaaaataaaaaagtataaaagaaatgaaaggaaattaaataaataattctcatGGCCTTAGGGATCTTGTTGCAAATTTGGTAACTAAAACTTGGATAGAATCCAAATTACTAAAATAGCCTTGCAACAAAAGATAGggttagtgaaaaaagaaaaacccaatgAGCCTAATTGCCACTAAAAGAGCCTAAAAAGAGGCCCAAAAAAGagcccaaacaaccaaaagAATCTAGTAAGATCTTTAAGATAATATGAATCTTGGTGTTCATAATGGTCTTAAGGGCAACTTGTTTAGTTGACttgcccttatcaccaaataacccttGCAACTTTgaagagaatatcatagacTACGACAATAGACATGAGTTGcttttgcaacacattatctaaagaCCCAAGTATGAGAGACTTAGTCTTTTGATCCATCTTATGACATCTTGGATATGCTTCTCTTACTTGATGATAGGTTTGttcaaaggaaataacaaactttaccaaaaacaacttttatgcaATTAATACTATATCCAGATTATTTCTAATCTAAAATTAGgtccaatttaaacaaaaaataaaagatgatagGTTAAAGATATGATAtccataataaaaataataattccattcattaataaaaggaattgagcattcaaggcaaatgggtaattaatttagtaagactgtagtgctctcaaactacatgtaTCCATGCAAGGTaacctagtatcataagaatcaagcttACTTTAGACAGGTTatgactcttattactaggtAGAGACCCTCCCTAATTAATCAACCTGACATAAACTTCCAAAGGTTATCCTAAGGcattgatcaacatacctttatgtTGAGCCCTTAGCCCatgcaagtgggaccactttaggtgattctaccacttcatgtctaagttGAGTGTGTAATCAAGATCCTTGACATCCatgttaccaagtgaagagttcTATCTTTAGGATTGGTCACTCCCATtataaacatatatagtcttgtccataaaggatagtccatatcccttgattccttgggccaccccatctttaggatggAAATGAAAATGGGCTCGATTTTGGAGGCTATGGGCTTGCCTATGGCCCGctcccacttaatattttggaagagagcctttaaaataattttggtaactatcttataataaattatttgtcatgaaaattttcaaaacttttatttattaNNNNNNNNNNNNNNNNNNNNNNNNNNNNNNNNNNNNNNNNNNNNNNNNNNNNNNNNNNNNNNNNNNNNNNNNNNNNNNNNNNNNNNNNNNNNNNNNNNNNNNNNNNNNNNNNNNNNNNNNNNNNNNNNNNNNNNNNNNNNNNNNNNNNNNGCGAGCAAGTATTGTATCTCAAGGAAATCATCTTGACAGAATGAACGCGTCTATACCTAATCTGGTGTATGCATTCATGCTGATGACAGCAGCCATCAAAGTTTTAGTTTTGGTTCTCTCCAGCCTCTATAAATACCCTTAAGAATTCATTCCATTCATGTCAAAGAGAAGATAAGTCCTGCTATTAGAAATAGTAAGAAAATTGAAGTAGTTGTGTTTAGTACAAGAGAAGAGACTTTTATTCCGAAGAAGATGTGGCTGATCATGAAGGTTTTCCTCTTGCAAATTTTAgcatttcttctttttggtgGTGGCCTCCATTGCGAAGCTTCAACCCGTCGGCATACTTTTGTGGTAAATACTATATATGCATGATTCTGGCCTTAATGCCACCTTGTGATAATATTTAGGGACCAGTATGGCTCTCATTTTCCACTGTATGGCAGCCATAGGTCTTCGGGTACCCTTGTGTCATTGAGTCGTTCATGCATGCTATCAATTTCTGATTGGTTATACCTTGTATGAATGGATCGATGCAACAATTTGTGCATGCAATTTTTCTTTCTGGTATGAGGATGCATGGTTAACTTTCAATTGATTGTAGGTGAGGGAAGCTTCATATACAAGGCTTTGTAGCACCAAGAACATCTTAACAGTAAATGGACAATTTCCGGGACCAACTATATATGCTAAGAAAGGAGAGACGATCATTGTCGACGTTTATAACAGGGGAAAACAAAACGTCACCATTCATTGGTAGGTCATGTGCATGTCTCTGAGAAAGATAGCGGCAACATGCCTGCATGGCatacattcttttatttctaagaGGAGACTGCAATATATTGATTTGCaaagtcaaatttaaaacaatgcTTTAGGGTTATTTGCTTCAGTTCATTGCTACATGCCATCTTtagttaatataaaaattagtacTAGtgttaacatatagttattatTTTGCAGGCATGGGGTGAAGATGCCTAGATATCCATGGACAGATGGTCCGGAGTATATCACACAATGTCCAATTCCCCCAGGATCAAAGTTTAGCCAGAAGATCATCCTTTCCTCTGAGGAAGGGACTCTATGGTGGCATGCTCACAGTGATTGGACCCGAGCCACTGTTCATGGAGCTATAATCGTCTATCCCAAGAATGGAACCAAGTATCCTTTCCCCAAACCTAATGCAGAAGTTCCTATCATATTAGGTACAAGTGTCGTTACTTTAAAGGTTAATTTACATATTATGAATTAACAAGCAAAGCGAAATCTAAAATTATTGGAGTTATTGAAATGCAGGAGAATGGTGGAAGAGTGACGTGAATGCAGTTCTAGAGGAGATGCTTGCAACCGGAGCTGACCCCAATGTCTCTGATTCTTACTTGATAAATGGACAACCTGGGGATCTACATCCATGCTCAAAATCAGGTACAGAGTTTAActtatcatttgaaaattgtacatgatttcattttccTATATGGTAACCatattactttaattttcttattaacacCAACATATTTGAAGCTTAATGCTAAGAAAGAGGAACATAGCTATGAAGATGGCAGAGCCATGATTTAACACATAAGAAAAGGCTAGTCCAACTATAATTATTATGGAGCCAAGTTTGCACCCCTGATCAATCAATCACTTTATAATTGGTGGATCCTCACGgaaccattttctttttcctttggcTAGCTAGGCATAAGTATATAACTTTCCCTTTCTAATTTCAGGCACATTCAAGTTAACGGTGGATCATGGAAAGACCTATCTACTTCGCATAATCAATGCTGCCTTGCAAGACATTCTCTTCTTTTCCATTGCCAAGCATAAAATGACAGTGGTTGGAACAGATGGTAGCTACACCAAGCCATTGACACGAGATTATATCACAATATCACCTGGCCAAACCTTTGATGTCTTACTAGAAGCTAACCAACGCCCGGATCACTATTACATGGCAGCTAAAGTTTATTCCAGTGCCCATGGAGTCGAGTATGATAACACAACCACCACAGCTATTGTACAGTACAGGGGATACTACACTCCATCTTCACCTCCCTCTTTGCCTCATCTTCCTGAGCACAATGACACAAATGCGTCGGTTCACTTCACGGGCAACCTCCGAAGCTTAGCGGATGCAGAACATCCTTGCAATGTCCCATTGAACATAGGCACTAAATTGATTTACACTATTTCTATGAACACGTTCCCATGCGCCAATAATTCATGTTTAGGGCCCAATAAGTCGCGGCTCGCTACAAGTATAAACAATATAAGCTTCCAATCCCCGACAATCGACATATTGCAAGCCTACTATTATAACATCAGTGATGTATATGGAGATAAATTTCCTAGCGATCCACCACTGGTGTTCGATTTTACAGCTGAGTATCCTCCATTAAAGTATGAGACGCCGAGAAAAGGAACAGAAGTAAGGGTGCTCGAGTATAACTCCATAGTGGAGATTGTTTTTCAAGGGACAAACTTGGTTGCAGGGACAGACCACCccatgcatctccatggatataGTTTTTATGTTGTTGGATGGGGATTTGGGAATTTCGATAAAAATAGTGACCCTTTGCGCTATAATCTGGTGGATCCTCCCCTTCAGAATACCATCGCTGTTCCTAAGAATGCTTGGACTGCAATCAGATTCAAGGCATCCAACCCTGGTATGTTGCAAGCACTCATGTTGTCTATTacacacacaaaaaacaaaaccctcGAAACTGCCACCCTGCATatcaaggaaataatttttcttaatattacaaTATGTTAGATTTAATATTGGTATATTTTCTCTGTTGCAGGAGTGTGGTTCATGCACTGCCATTTAGAGCGCCATTTGACTTGGGGCATGGACACTGCGTTCATAGTGAAAAATGGTAAACACCCAGAAGCTCAAATGCTGCCTCCGCCATCCGACATGCCACCATGTTGAAGCTGCAAAGAATTAACATGCCAaagatttcaattaaaataacaagaataatataAAGCTATAGAATATTGTGTCTGGGATTATTAATTTGTCAATTTCTTGGATTGT is drawn from Vitis riparia cultivar Riparia Gloire de Montpellier isolate 1030 chromosome 18, EGFV_Vit.rip_1.0, whole genome shotgun sequence and contains these coding sequences:
- the LOC117907794 gene encoding laccase-15-like, whose product is MWLIMKVFLLQILAFLLFGGGLHCEASTRRHTFVVREASYTRLCSTKNILTVNGQFPGPTIYAKKGETIIVDVYNRGKQNVTIHWHGVKMPRYPWTDGPEYITQCPIPPGSKFSQKIILSSEEGTLWWHAHSDWTRATVHGAIIVYPKNGTKYPFPKPNAEVPIILGEWWKSDVNAVLEEMLATGADPNVSDSYLINGQPGDLHPCSKSGTFKLTVDHGKTYLLRIINAALQDILFFSIAKHKMTVVGTDGSYTKPLTRDYITISPGQTFDVLLEANQRPDHYYMAAKVYSSAHGVEYDNTTTTAIVQYRGYYTPSSPPSLPHLPEHNDTNASVHFTGNLRSLADAEHPCNVPLNIGTKLIYTISMNTFPCANNSCLGPNKSRLATSINNISFQSPTIDILQAYYYNISDVYGDKFPSDPPLVFDFTAEYPPLKYETPRKGTEVRVLEYNSIVEIVFQGTNLVAGTDHPMHLHGYSFYVVGWGFGNFDKNSDPLRYNLVDPPLQNTIAVPKNAWTAIRFKASNPGVWFMHCHLERHLTWGMDTAFIVKNGKHPEAQMLPPPSDMPPC